Proteins encoded within one genomic window of Dyadobacter chenhuakuii:
- a CDS encoding immunoglobulin domain-containing protein, which translates to MQTRIKNGRRMLADFPASLLLMVALSFCNDVFASGSEAALLSFEGIMVPPGSDSIVLQTPDTYCRDTDPIILTVTGENITWYADAALKTKLAQGNTYYPSPLNVTTTYYLTQNVNGLESPPQAITIEIVEFFLTDVTTTRASCGKNDGTMIINARGGSVSHPLHYRLDDGDLQLSPVFTSLSPGTYKLSVYAANCWGSIDIKVDQRPTPVISLVDSILPYCGNSNGSLRIVAYGGSGLLSYSIDGIDFKTDNLFGNLNGGAYTVFVKDDSLCVASRQVFLKNSVKLKMNTIEVMPTSCGKSNGQIRVAAAEGNGAVM; encoded by the coding sequence ATGCAGACGAGAATAAAAAACGGCAGGCGGATGTTGGCAGATTTTCCGGCTTCTTTACTGTTGATGGTGGCTCTGTCCTTCTGCAATGATGTTTTTGCTTCCGGTTCAGAAGCAGCGTTGTTATCTTTTGAAGGTATTATGGTCCCCCCAGGTTCTGATTCAATCGTTTTACAAACACCAGATACGTATTGCCGTGATACTGATCCAATAATATTAACAGTCACTGGTGAGAATATTACATGGTATGCGGATGCAGCCCTAAAAACTAAGCTTGCGCAGGGGAACACCTATTATCCTTCTCCGTTAAACGTCACCACCACCTATTATTTAACTCAAAATGTCAATGGACTTGAATCTCCGCCACAGGCAATCACTATTGAAATTGTTGAGTTTTTTTTGACCGATGTCACGACAACACGTGCCAGCTGTGGAAAAAATGATGGAACGATGATCATTAATGCCAGGGGAGGTTCGGTCAGTCACCCACTGCATTACAGGCTGGATGATGGAGATTTACAGCTTTCCCCCGTTTTTACTAGTCTTTCACCAGGTACCTATAAACTGTCAGTTTACGCAGCTAATTGTTGGGGCTCAATCGACATTAAAGTGGATCAACGACCAACGCCGGTCATTTCTTTAGTTGATTCAATACTGCCTTATTGTGGAAACTCGAATGGTTCACTACGCATTGTCGCCTATGGTGGCTCCGGTTTATTAAGCTACTCTATAGACGGCATTGATTTCAAAACCGATAATTTGTTTGGAAATCTGAACGGAGGGGCATACACCGTTTTTGTGAAAGACGATAGCCTATGCGTCGCTTCCCGGCAAGTTTTCCTGAAAAATAGTGTAAAGCTCAAAATGAATACCATTGAAGTAATGCCAACAAGCTGTGGAAAATCCAATGGTCAGATAAGAGTTGCCGCAGCGGAAGGAAATGGAGCAGTAATGTAA